In the Gopherus flavomarginatus isolate rGopFla2 chromosome 6, rGopFla2.mat.asm, whole genome shotgun sequence genome, one interval contains:
- the LOC127053657 gene encoding transmembrane reductase CYB561D2: protein MALTIETESRIYRSLRAVSGIAAHLVSLGFTIFVAVLARPGSSLFSWHPFLMSLAFSFLMTEALLVFSPESSLLRSFSRKAKVRFHWALQLLALLCALLGLAIISYNKYLNGKAHFVTWHGLTGLLTVLYASMQCIGGVALLYPKLMKNWTLAKLKVYHATSGLVGYLLGCASLMLAMCSLWFTTTVTGLSWYLSVLCPILTSLVIMNQVSNAYLYRKRIQP, encoded by the exons ATGGCTCTGACCATCGAGACAGAGTCACGGATCTACCGCTCCTTGCGAGCTGTCTCCGGCATCGctgcccaccttgtctcacttGGTTTCACCATCTTTGTGGCCGTACTGGCCAGACCTGGGTCAA GCTTGTTCTCCTGGCATCCTTTCTTAATGTCGCTTGCG TTCTCCTTCTTGATGACCGAAGCTCTGCTTGTTTTCTCGCCGGAGAGCTCACTGCTCCGCTCCTTCTCTCGCAAAGCCAAGGTCCGCTTCCACtgggccctgcagctgctggcccTCCTCTGTGCCCTGCTGGGCCTGGCTATCATCAGCTACAACAAGTACCTTAACGGCAAGGCTCACTTTGTCACCTGGCATGGCCTGACAGGCCTGCTGACCGTGCTCTATGCCAGCATGCAGTGCATAGGTGGTGTTGCTCTCCTCTACCCCAAGCTGATGAAGAACTGGACGCTGGCCAAGCTGAAGGTCTACCATGCCACATCGGGGCTGGTGGGTTACCTCCTGGGCTGTGCCAGTTTGATGCTGGCCATGTGCTCCTTGTGGTTTACCACCACAGTGACAGGTCTTTCCTGGTACCTATCAGTGCTGTGCCCCATTCTCACCAGCCTAGTTATCATGAACCAGGTGAGCAATGCTTATCTCTACCGCAAAAGGATCCAGCCCTGA